From Coffea arabica cultivar ET-39 chromosome 2e, Coffea Arabica ET-39 HiFi, whole genome shotgun sequence, the proteins below share one genomic window:
- the LOC113732824 gene encoding uncharacterized protein isoform X1 codes for MGEHSEDDKVIPEMNKKRIVKTRAQVEALEKLYDEHKYPTEALKEEFAKSVGLTEKQVSGWFCHRRLKDKRLANPEAYANGRQDRSSSILQDRGSGLRQDSCGSTKQGDDRNYDPREVESRRLVGQEYSAADLTYELGSHYTGNHGSADDTSSGSSSSLRNMSFPQDRDRFALANSRYQAQSLPMEIKEVKPRSGPSGYLKVKGQVENAAITAVKRQLGRHYRADGPPLGVEFDPLPPGAFESSIQEPPNVKLLAAICSQSLNKQEVLALNWQHLFSTKYSTKMTESYYAEEAVLPRSPENSMVHKNSNLGSGSQYNPKASSHDSDMERTRFKMAHGPDRSENCFPPKYKQKSPLHKHGDFYAGRSSSMDIHEGSARKTRVYDSQDPDRKAKYGDGGMSLDSFSGHRHSRLHNPRVDSDHADPWLQNYNDMNSNVAPAEHFVSKSSNLASKGVEYDDFTHKGLSKRMAKEAKSSGERLTLNGNFDPVQPKNGLTSAKRVGNELPQEHYSKKTSWSEVPPWTNQAPRSAAEMPTSFSEDDETADTSSSVD; via the exons AGCACTCTGAAGATGATAAAGTTATTCCAGAAATGAACAAGAAGAGAATAGTCAAAACACGTGCTCAGGTGGAAGCTTTAGAGAAATTGTATGATG AGCACAAATATCCTACAGAGGCATTGAAAGAAGAATTTGCTAAGTCAGTAGGATTGACGGAAAAGCAGGTTTCTGGGTGGTTTTGCCACAGAAGGTTGAAAGATAAGAGATTAGCGAATCCTGAAGCATATGCAAATGGAAGACAAGATCGTTCAAGCAGTATCTTACAAGATCGTGGGAGTGGACTTAGGCAGGACTCTTGTGGCAGCACTAAACAAGGGGATGATAGGAATTACGATCCAAGAGAAGTTGAAAGTAGAAGATTAGTTGGCCAAGAGTATTCTGCTGCAGATCTCACTTATGAGCTTGGTAGCCATTATACGGGGAATCATGGTTCAGCTGATGATACATCATCTGGAAGTAGCTCTTCTTTAAGGAATATGTCCTTTCCTCAAGATAGGGATCGTTTTGCTTTGGCAAATTCAAGATACCAAGCACAGAGTTTGCCGATGGAGATAAAGGAGGTAAAACCAAGAAGTGGCCCATCAGGATATTTAAAAGTGAAGGGTCAGGTTGAGAATGCTGCTATTACTGCAGTTAAGAGGCAGCTGGGGAGACATTACCGGGCTGATGGTCCACCACTTGGTGTTGAATTTGATCCACTGCCCCCTGGAGCATTTGAGTCTTCAATTCAGGAGCCACCCAATG TGAAATTATTGGCGGCAATCTGCAGTCAGAGCCTCAACAAACAAGAAGTGTTAGCCTTGAACTGGCAACACCTGTTTTCAACTAAAT ATTCTACCAAAATGACAGAATCTTATTATGCTGAAGAGGCTGTTCTACCCCGCTCACCAGAAAATTCCATGGTTCACAAGAATTCTAATTTGGGCAGC GGCTCCCAGTACAACCCAAAGGCAAGCTCTCATGACTCAGACATGGAGAGAACAAGATTTAAAATGGCACATGGACCTGATCGTTCTGAAAACTGTTTTCCCCCAAAATACAAGCAGAAATCTCCTTTGCACAAGCATGGTGACTTTTATGCCGGAAGAAGTTCATCTATGGATATCCATGAGGGTTCTGCAAGGAAAACACGTGTTTATGATAGCCAGGATCCTGATCGAAAGGCTAAGTATGGTGATGGAGGGATGAGTTTGGATTCTTTTTCTGGACATCGTCATTCACGTCTCCACAATCCAAGAGTTGATAGCGATCATGCAGATCCTTGGTTGCAGAACTATAATGATATGAACTCCAATGTGGCCCCAGCAGAGCACTTTGTCTCTAAGTCATCAAACTTGGCCTCTAAGGGTGTTGAATATGATGATTTTACGCATAAAGGCCTCTCTAAAAGAATGGCAAAG GAAGCCAAAAGCTCTGGAGAAAGGTTAACACTAAATGGTAATTTTGATCCAGTTCAACCTAAGAATGGGCTGACA TCTGCCAAAAGAGTTGGGAATGAACTTCCTCAAGAGCATTACAGCAAGAAAACGTCGTGGAGTGAAGTGCCACCATGGACAAATCAGGCTCCAAG GTCCGCTGCAGAAATGCCAACTAGTTTTAGTGAAGATGACGAGACTGCAGACACTAGTTCTTCTGTGGATTGA
- the LOC113732824 gene encoding homeobox-DDT domain protein RLT1-like isoform X2, translating into MGEHSEDDKVIPEMNKKRIVKTRAQVEALEKLYDEHKYPTEALKEEFAKSVGLTEKQVSGWFCHRRLKDKRLANPEAYANGRQDRSSSILQDRGSGLRQDSCGSTKQGDDRNYDPREVESRRLVGQEYSAADLTYELGSHYTGNHGSADDTSSGSSSSLRNMSFPQDRDRFALANSRYQAQSLPMEIKEVKPRSGPSGYLKVKGQVENAAITAVKRQLGRHYRADGPPLGVEFDPLPPGAFESSIQEPPNDSTKMTESYYAEEAVLPRSPENSMVHKNSNLGSGSQYNPKASSHDSDMERTRFKMAHGPDRSENCFPPKYKQKSPLHKHGDFYAGRSSSMDIHEGSARKTRVYDSQDPDRKAKYGDGGMSLDSFSGHRHSRLHNPRVDSDHADPWLQNYNDMNSNVAPAEHFVSKSSNLASKGVEYDDFTHKGLSKRMAKEAKSSGERLTLNGNFDPVQPKNGLTSAKRVGNELPQEHYSKKTSWSEVPPWTNQAPRSAAEMPTSFSEDDETADTSSSVD; encoded by the exons AGCACTCTGAAGATGATAAAGTTATTCCAGAAATGAACAAGAAGAGAATAGTCAAAACACGTGCTCAGGTGGAAGCTTTAGAGAAATTGTATGATG AGCACAAATATCCTACAGAGGCATTGAAAGAAGAATTTGCTAAGTCAGTAGGATTGACGGAAAAGCAGGTTTCTGGGTGGTTTTGCCACAGAAGGTTGAAAGATAAGAGATTAGCGAATCCTGAAGCATATGCAAATGGAAGACAAGATCGTTCAAGCAGTATCTTACAAGATCGTGGGAGTGGACTTAGGCAGGACTCTTGTGGCAGCACTAAACAAGGGGATGATAGGAATTACGATCCAAGAGAAGTTGAAAGTAGAAGATTAGTTGGCCAAGAGTATTCTGCTGCAGATCTCACTTATGAGCTTGGTAGCCATTATACGGGGAATCATGGTTCAGCTGATGATACATCATCTGGAAGTAGCTCTTCTTTAAGGAATATGTCCTTTCCTCAAGATAGGGATCGTTTTGCTTTGGCAAATTCAAGATACCAAGCACAGAGTTTGCCGATGGAGATAAAGGAGGTAAAACCAAGAAGTGGCCCATCAGGATATTTAAAAGTGAAGGGTCAGGTTGAGAATGCTGCTATTACTGCAGTTAAGAGGCAGCTGGGGAGACATTACCGGGCTGATGGTCCACCACTTGGTGTTGAATTTGATCCACTGCCCCCTGGAGCATTTGAGTCTTCAATTCAGGAGCCACCCAATG ATTCTACCAAAATGACAGAATCTTATTATGCTGAAGAGGCTGTTCTACCCCGCTCACCAGAAAATTCCATGGTTCACAAGAATTCTAATTTGGGCAGC GGCTCCCAGTACAACCCAAAGGCAAGCTCTCATGACTCAGACATGGAGAGAACAAGATTTAAAATGGCACATGGACCTGATCGTTCTGAAAACTGTTTTCCCCCAAAATACAAGCAGAAATCTCCTTTGCACAAGCATGGTGACTTTTATGCCGGAAGAAGTTCATCTATGGATATCCATGAGGGTTCTGCAAGGAAAACACGTGTTTATGATAGCCAGGATCCTGATCGAAAGGCTAAGTATGGTGATGGAGGGATGAGTTTGGATTCTTTTTCTGGACATCGTCATTCACGTCTCCACAATCCAAGAGTTGATAGCGATCATGCAGATCCTTGGTTGCAGAACTATAATGATATGAACTCCAATGTGGCCCCAGCAGAGCACTTTGTCTCTAAGTCATCAAACTTGGCCTCTAAGGGTGTTGAATATGATGATTTTACGCATAAAGGCCTCTCTAAAAGAATGGCAAAG GAAGCCAAAAGCTCTGGAGAAAGGTTAACACTAAATGGTAATTTTGATCCAGTTCAACCTAAGAATGGGCTGACA TCTGCCAAAAGAGTTGGGAATGAACTTCCTCAAGAGCATTACAGCAAGAAAACGTCGTGGAGTGAAGTGCCACCATGGACAAATCAGGCTCCAAG GTCCGCTGCAGAAATGCCAACTAGTTTTAGTGAAGATGACGAGACTGCAGACACTAGTTCTTCTGTGGATTGA
- the LOC113732824 gene encoding homeobox-DDT domain protein RLT1-like isoform X3, with protein MGEHSEDDKVIPEMNKKRIVKTRAQVEALEKLYDEHKYPTEALKEEFAKSVGLTEKQVSGWFCHRRLKDKRLANPEAYANGRQDRSSSILQDRGSGLRQDSCGSTKQGDDRNYDPREVESRRLVGQEYSAADLTYELGSHYTGNHGSADDTSSGSSSSLRNMSFPQDRDRFALANSRYQAQSLPMEIKEVKPRSGPSGYLKVKGQVENAAITAVKRQLGRHYRADGPPLGVEFDPLPPGAFESSIQEPPNESYYAEEAVLPRSPENSMVHKNSNLGSGSQYNPKASSHDSDMERTRFKMAHGPDRSENCFPPKYKQKSPLHKHGDFYAGRSSSMDIHEGSARKTRVYDSQDPDRKAKYGDGGMSLDSFSGHRHSRLHNPRVDSDHADPWLQNYNDMNSNVAPAEHFVSKSSNLASKGVEYDDFTHKGLSKRMAKEAKSSGERLTLNGNFDPVQPKNGLTSAKRVGNELPQEHYSKKTSWSEVPPWTNQAPRSAAEMPTSFSEDDETADTSSSVD; from the exons AGCACTCTGAAGATGATAAAGTTATTCCAGAAATGAACAAGAAGAGAATAGTCAAAACACGTGCTCAGGTGGAAGCTTTAGAGAAATTGTATGATG AGCACAAATATCCTACAGAGGCATTGAAAGAAGAATTTGCTAAGTCAGTAGGATTGACGGAAAAGCAGGTTTCTGGGTGGTTTTGCCACAGAAGGTTGAAAGATAAGAGATTAGCGAATCCTGAAGCATATGCAAATGGAAGACAAGATCGTTCAAGCAGTATCTTACAAGATCGTGGGAGTGGACTTAGGCAGGACTCTTGTGGCAGCACTAAACAAGGGGATGATAGGAATTACGATCCAAGAGAAGTTGAAAGTAGAAGATTAGTTGGCCAAGAGTATTCTGCTGCAGATCTCACTTATGAGCTTGGTAGCCATTATACGGGGAATCATGGTTCAGCTGATGATACATCATCTGGAAGTAGCTCTTCTTTAAGGAATATGTCCTTTCCTCAAGATAGGGATCGTTTTGCTTTGGCAAATTCAAGATACCAAGCACAGAGTTTGCCGATGGAGATAAAGGAGGTAAAACCAAGAAGTGGCCCATCAGGATATTTAAAAGTGAAGGGTCAGGTTGAGAATGCTGCTATTACTGCAGTTAAGAGGCAGCTGGGGAGACATTACCGGGCTGATGGTCCACCACTTGGTGTTGAATTTGATCCACTGCCCCCTGGAGCATTTGAGTCTTCAATTCAGGAGCCACCCAATG AATCTTATTATGCTGAAGAGGCTGTTCTACCCCGCTCACCAGAAAATTCCATGGTTCACAAGAATTCTAATTTGGGCAGC GGCTCCCAGTACAACCCAAAGGCAAGCTCTCATGACTCAGACATGGAGAGAACAAGATTTAAAATGGCACATGGACCTGATCGTTCTGAAAACTGTTTTCCCCCAAAATACAAGCAGAAATCTCCTTTGCACAAGCATGGTGACTTTTATGCCGGAAGAAGTTCATCTATGGATATCCATGAGGGTTCTGCAAGGAAAACACGTGTTTATGATAGCCAGGATCCTGATCGAAAGGCTAAGTATGGTGATGGAGGGATGAGTTTGGATTCTTTTTCTGGACATCGTCATTCACGTCTCCACAATCCAAGAGTTGATAGCGATCATGCAGATCCTTGGTTGCAGAACTATAATGATATGAACTCCAATGTGGCCCCAGCAGAGCACTTTGTCTCTAAGTCATCAAACTTGGCCTCTAAGGGTGTTGAATATGATGATTTTACGCATAAAGGCCTCTCTAAAAGAATGGCAAAG GAAGCCAAAAGCTCTGGAGAAAGGTTAACACTAAATGGTAATTTTGATCCAGTTCAACCTAAGAATGGGCTGACA TCTGCCAAAAGAGTTGGGAATGAACTTCCTCAAGAGCATTACAGCAAGAAAACGTCGTGGAGTGAAGTGCCACCATGGACAAATCAGGCTCCAAG GTCCGCTGCAGAAATGCCAACTAGTTTTAGTGAAGATGACGAGACTGCAGACACTAGTTCTTCTGTGGATTGA